In Streptomyces nojiriensis, one genomic interval encodes:
- the shc gene encoding squalene--hopene cyclase, producing the protein MPPAAKPGGPPAPNTGRGGGRALTADPSPGPGHDRPGRTTADLPRPPEGTRPGVYEAAARATRNLLDRQDPEGWWKGDLETNVTMDAEDLLLRQFLGIRDEATTRAAALFIRGEQREDGTWATFHGGPPELSATIEAYVALRLAGDAPDSPHMSRASAWIRAHGGIAAARVFTRIWLALFGWWSWDHLPELPPELVFLPPWVPLNIYDFGCWARQTIVPLTVVSALRPVRPAPFALDELHTDARTPRPARRLAPLTSWDGAFQRMDKALHAYRRFAPRRLRKAAMASAGRWIVERQENDGCWGGIQPPAVYSVIALHLLGYDLGHPVMRAGLESLERFAVWRADGARMIEACQSPVWDTCLAAIALADAGLRPDHPALVKAADWMLGEEIVRTGDWAVRRPGLAPGGWAFEFHNDTYPDIDDTAEVVLALRRIRHPDPARVEAAIARGVSWNLGMQSRNGAWGAFDADNTSPLPNKLPFCDFGEVIDPPSADVTAHVVEMLAFEGRAGDARTRRGIAWLLAEQEASGSWFGRWGTNYVYGTGAVVPALTAAGISPGHPAIRRAVRWLESVQNDDGGWGEDQRSYKDPSWAGKGASTASQTAWALMALLSAGERAGRAVERGIAHLVQTQKEDGTWDEPYFTGTGFPWDFSINYHLYRQVFPLTALGRYLYGEPFAPAGAHPAAAGEA; encoded by the coding sequence ATGCCGCCCGCGGCGAAGCCGGGCGGCCCGCCCGCGCCGAACACCGGCCGGGGCGGCGGCCGTGCCCTCACCGCGGACCCGTCCCCCGGCCCGGGGCACGACCGGCCGGGCCGGACCACCGCGGACCTGCCCCGGCCGCCGGAAGGCACCCGGCCGGGGGTGTACGAGGCCGCCGCGCGCGCCACCCGCAACCTCCTGGACCGCCAGGACCCCGAAGGCTGGTGGAAGGGCGACCTGGAGACCAACGTCACCATGGACGCCGAGGACCTGCTCCTGCGGCAGTTCCTCGGGATCCGGGACGAGGCCACCACCCGGGCCGCCGCCCTCTTCATCCGCGGCGAACAGCGCGAGGACGGCACCTGGGCCACCTTCCACGGCGGACCGCCCGAACTGTCCGCCACCATCGAGGCCTACGTCGCACTGCGCCTCGCCGGGGACGCTCCGGACTCCCCGCACATGAGCCGGGCCTCGGCTTGGATCCGGGCCCACGGCGGGATCGCCGCCGCCCGCGTCTTCACCCGGATCTGGCTGGCCCTCTTCGGCTGGTGGAGCTGGGACCACCTGCCCGAACTCCCGCCCGAGCTGGTCTTCCTGCCGCCCTGGGTGCCCCTGAACATCTACGACTTCGGCTGCTGGGCCCGCCAGACCATCGTCCCGCTCACCGTGGTCTCCGCACTGCGCCCGGTCCGCCCGGCCCCCTTCGCCCTCGACGAACTGCACACCGACGCCCGTACACCCCGCCCCGCCAGGAGACTCGCCCCGCTGACCAGCTGGGACGGCGCCTTCCAGCGGATGGACAAGGCCCTGCACGCCTACCGGCGGTTCGCCCCGCGCCGACTGCGCAAGGCCGCGATGGCCAGCGCCGGCCGCTGGATCGTCGAACGCCAGGAGAACGACGGCTGCTGGGGCGGGATCCAGCCGCCCGCCGTGTACTCGGTCATCGCCCTGCACCTGCTCGGCTACGACCTCGGGCATCCGGTGATGCGCGCCGGACTGGAGTCCCTGGAGCGGTTCGCCGTGTGGCGCGCGGACGGCGCCCGGATGATCGAGGCCTGCCAGTCCCCGGTGTGGGACACCTGCCTCGCCGCGATCGCCCTGGCCGACGCGGGCCTGCGCCCCGACCACCCGGCGCTGGTCAAGGCGGCCGACTGGATGCTCGGCGAGGAGATCGTCCGCACGGGCGACTGGGCCGTGCGCCGACCCGGGCTCGCCCCCGGCGGCTGGGCGTTCGAGTTCCACAACGACACCTACCCCGACATCGACGACACGGCCGAGGTGGTCCTCGCCCTGCGCCGGATCAGGCACCCGGACCCGGCCCGGGTCGAGGCGGCCATCGCCCGCGGGGTGTCGTGGAACCTCGGCATGCAGTCGAGGAACGGGGCGTGGGGCGCCTTCGACGCCGACAACACCAGCCCCCTGCCGAACAAGCTGCCCTTCTGCGACTTCGGCGAGGTCATCGACCCGCCCTCGGCCGACGTCACCGCCCACGTGGTGGAGATGCTCGCCTTCGAGGGCCGCGCGGGAGACGCCCGGACCCGCCGCGGCATCGCCTGGCTGCTGGCGGAACAGGAGGCGAGTGGCAGCTGGTTCGGCCGCTGGGGCACCAACTACGTCTACGGCACCGGCGCGGTGGTCCCGGCCCTCACCGCGGCCGGGATCTCCCCGGGTCATCCCGCGATCCGGCGGGCCGTGCGCTGGCTGGAATCCGTACAGAACGACGACGGCGGTTGGGGCGAGGACCAGCGCTCCTACAAGGACCCGTCCTGGGCCGGGAAGGGCGCCTCCACCGCCTCGCAGACCGCCTGGGCGCTGATGGCCCTGCTGTCGGCCGGTGAGCGCGCGGGCAGGGCCGTGGAGCGGGGCATCGCCCACCTGGTGCAGACCCAGAAGGAGGACGGCACCTGGGACGAGCCGTACTTCACCGGCACCGGCTTCCCCTGGGACTTCTCCATCAACTACCACCTGTACCGGCAGGTCTTCCCGCTCACCGCGCTCGGCCGCTACCTGTACGGGGAACCGTTCGCCCCGGCCGGAGCGCACCCGGCAGCCGCCGGGGAGGCGTGA
- the hpnD gene encoding presqualene diphosphate synthase HpnD produces MSPTVEGPTHVSAPVQAAYSYCEAVTGSQARNFAYGIRLLPTDKRQAMSALYAFSRRVDDIGDGTLAPEAKFARLEETRALLGRILAEEVDEDDTDPVAVALTHAARRFPIPLGGLDELIDGVLMDVRGETYETWDDLKTYCRCVAGAIGRLSLGVFGTVNGPGLAAADAARGGEYADTLGLALQLTNILRDVREDAGNGRTYLPAEDLAKFGCSDGFHSDRMPAGADFAGLVHHEVRRARALFAEGYRLLPMLDRRSGACVAAMAGIYRRLLDRIEREPEAVLRGRVSLPPHEKAYVAVRGLSGLDARTVSRQNTRRRA; encoded by the coding sequence GTGAGCCCGACCGTGGAGGGCCCCACACACGTGTCCGCACCGGTCCAGGCCGCCTACAGCTACTGCGAGGCCGTCACCGGTTCACAGGCACGCAACTTCGCCTACGGCATCCGGCTGCTGCCGACCGACAAGCGGCAGGCGATGTCCGCGCTGTACGCCTTCTCGCGGCGGGTCGACGACATCGGCGACGGCACGCTGGCGCCCGAGGCCAAGTTCGCCCGGCTGGAGGAGACGCGCGCCCTGCTCGGGCGGATCCTCGCCGAGGAGGTCGACGAGGACGACACCGACCCGGTCGCCGTCGCCCTCACGCACGCCGCGCGCCGCTTCCCGATCCCGCTCGGCGGCCTCGACGAGCTCATCGACGGGGTCCTGATGGACGTCCGCGGCGAGACCTACGAGACCTGGGACGACCTCAAGACCTACTGCCGCTGCGTGGCCGGGGCCATCGGGCGGCTCTCGCTCGGCGTCTTCGGCACGGTGAACGGCCCGGGCCTCGCCGCGGCCGACGCCGCGCGCGGCGGGGAGTACGCCGACACCCTCGGCCTCGCCCTGCAACTCACCAACATCCTCCGGGACGTTCGCGAGGACGCCGGCAACGGGCGCACCTACCTGCCCGCCGAGGACCTCGCCAAGTTCGGCTGCTCGGACGGCTTCCACAGCGACCGGATGCCCGCCGGCGCCGACTTCGCCGGGCTCGTCCACCACGAAGTGCGCCGCGCCCGCGCGCTGTTCGCCGAGGGCTACCGGCTGCTGCCGATGCTCGACCGGCGCAGCGGCGCCTGCGTGGCCGCCATGGCCGGCATCTACCGGCGCCTGCTGGACCGGATCGAGCGGGAGCCGGAGGCGGTGCTGCGGGGCCGCGTGTCGCTGCCGCCGCACGAGAAGGCGTACGTCGCCGTGCGCGGCCTGTCCGGTCTCGACGCGCGGACCGTCTCCCGCCAGAACACCCGGAGGCGAGCCTGA
- the hpnC gene encoding squalene synthase HpnC has product MRPLADTAHVSATLDKAAAENFPVAPVFLPRAWRDGLTAVYGYARLVDDIGDGDLAPGGHDAVLLGLDPAAVDDRLAMLDALEADLMRVFGAAGVPPRHPLLLALRPVVRAHGLTPEPFLALIEANRQDQRVARYGTYADLVGYCELSANPVGRLVLSLTGTSTPERIRRSDAVCTALQIAEHIQDVAEDLGRDRIYLPAEDLRRFHVTEAELAAPSAGASVRSLIAFETERARELLDEGTPLVGSVHGRLRLLLAGFVGGGRAALRAVTAAGFDVLPGPPKPTKSGLLREVAAVLRTAPRKG; this is encoded by the coding sequence ATCCGACCCCTGGCCGACACGGCCCACGTGAGTGCCACCCTCGACAAGGCGGCGGCGGAGAACTTCCCCGTCGCCCCCGTCTTCCTGCCCCGCGCCTGGCGCGACGGGCTGACGGCCGTCTACGGGTACGCCCGCCTCGTCGACGACATCGGCGACGGCGACCTCGCCCCCGGCGGACACGACGCCGTACTCCTCGGTCTCGACCCCGCCGCGGTCGACGACCGGCTCGCCATGCTCGACGCCCTCGAGGCCGACCTGATGCGCGTGTTCGGCGCCGCAGGCGTCCCGCCCCGCCACCCGCTCCTGCTCGCCCTGCGGCCCGTCGTCCGAGCCCACGGCCTGACCCCCGAGCCGTTCCTCGCCCTGATCGAGGCCAACCGCCAGGACCAGCGGGTCGCGCGCTACGGGACGTACGCCGACCTGGTCGGCTACTGCGAGCTGTCCGCGAACCCGGTCGGCCGCCTGGTGCTCTCCCTCACCGGCACCAGCACCCCCGAACGGATCCGCCGCTCCGACGCCGTCTGCACCGCCCTGCAGATCGCCGAACACATCCAGGACGTCGCCGAGGACCTCGGCCGCGACCGGATCTACCTGCCCGCCGAGGACCTGCGCCGCTTCCACGTGACCGAGGCGGAGCTCGCGGCCCCGTCCGCCGGCGCGTCCGTACGTTCCCTGATCGCATTCGAGACCGAGCGCGCACGCGAGCTGCTGGACGAAGGCACCCCGCTCGTGGGCAGCGTGCACGGCCGACTCCGGCTGCTGCTCGCGGGCTTCGTGGGAGGGGGGCGTGCGGCTCTGCGAGCCGTCACCGCCGCCGGATTCGACGTACTCCCCGGCCCGCCCAAGCCCACCAAGAGCGGCCTGCTCCGCGAGGTGGCCGCCGTCCTGCGCACAGCGCCGAGAAAGGGGTGA
- a CDS encoding tyrosine-protein phosphatase produces the protein MTQQIQEPELSGVRNFRDVGGLPTSDGRTVRAGRLFRSGHLAHATESDAEFLASLGLHTIFDFRNGADHALEGPDVELPGVRNVNIPLSDPADGREFWRLVRDGDLVQLRELLGDGKAAARMSNSYRGIIGQRTAEHSRVVHALAEDSVPALMHCAAGKDRAGLSIAVTLLALGVEREAIVADYLESNAPHRRYRVRRTDESEGARSPEVMELLAPLFDARAEYLVAAFDTIDELWGGVDRYLAEGLGLTPETLDRLRDRLLV, from the coding sequence TTGACCCAGCAGATACAGGAGCCGGAGCTGTCCGGAGTGCGCAATTTCCGCGATGTGGGCGGATTGCCGACTTCTGACGGACGAACGGTCAGGGCGGGACGACTGTTCCGAAGCGGACATCTCGCACATGCCACCGAAAGCGACGCAGAATTCCTCGCCTCGCTCGGCCTCCACACCATCTTCGACTTCCGCAACGGCGCCGACCACGCGCTGGAGGGGCCGGACGTCGAGCTGCCCGGCGTCCGGAACGTCAACATCCCGCTCTCGGACCCGGCCGACGGGCGGGAGTTCTGGCGGCTGGTCCGCGACGGCGACCTCGTGCAGCTGCGCGAGCTCCTGGGCGACGGCAAGGCCGCGGCCCGGATGTCGAACTCGTACCGCGGGATCATCGGGCAGCGCACCGCCGAGCACAGCCGGGTCGTGCACGCCCTCGCCGAGGACAGCGTCCCCGCGCTCATGCACTGCGCGGCCGGCAAGGACCGGGCCGGCCTGTCGATCGCCGTCACCCTGCTCGCGCTGGGCGTCGAGCGGGAGGCGATCGTGGCGGACTACCTGGAGTCGAACGCCCCGCACCGCCGCTACCGCGTGCGCCGCACCGACGAGTCGGAGGGTGCCCGCTCCCCCGAGGTGATGGAGCTGCTCGCGCCGCTCTTCGACGCCCGCGCCGAGTACCTGGTGGCCGCCTTCGACACCATCGACGAGCTCTGGGGCGGGGTCGACCGCTACCTGGCGGAGGGCCTCGGGCTGACGCCCGAGACCCTCGACCGGCTGCGGGACCGACTGCTGGTCTGA
- the hpnE gene encoding hydroxysqualene dehydroxylase HpnE: MTGFEQHAVVVGGGLAGVTTALELADAGLRVTLLEGRPRLGGLAFSFKRGDLEVDNGQHVYLRCCTAYRWFLDRVDGAALAPLQDRLDVPVLDVARPGGPRLGRLRRSALPVPLHLAGALARYPHLSLAERLSVGRAALALRRLDPTDPALDGVDFATWLGRYGQSARTIEALWDLVGIATLNATAEQSSLGLAAMVFKTGLLSEKGAADIGWARVPLGELHDTLARKALDAAGVRTELRSRVTDISRMSEGAWRIDTEDESLEAGTVVLAVPQREAHGLLPADALPDRDKLLDIGTAPILNVHVVYDRKVLKQPFFAALGSPVQWVFDRTESSGLPDGGQYLALSQSVAQDDIDEPVSVLRAKYLPELERLLPAARDAKVRDFFVTRERTATFAPTPGVGRLRPGARTDTPGLYLAGAWTATGWPATMESAVRSGLSAAHAALAALGRHREHPLQEAA, from the coding sequence ATGACCGGCTTCGAACAGCACGCCGTCGTCGTGGGCGGCGGACTCGCCGGAGTCACCACCGCCCTCGAACTCGCCGACGCCGGGCTCCGCGTCACCCTGCTGGAGGGCCGCCCCCGGCTCGGCGGGCTCGCCTTCTCCTTCAAGCGCGGCGACCTCGAGGTCGACAACGGCCAGCACGTCTACCTGCGCTGCTGCACGGCCTACCGGTGGTTCCTCGACCGCGTCGACGGCGCCGCCCTCGCGCCCCTGCAGGACCGGCTCGACGTACCCGTCCTGGACGTCGCCCGCCCCGGCGGACCGCGCCTGGGACGGCTGCGCCGCAGCGCCCTGCCCGTGCCCCTGCACCTGGCCGGAGCGCTCGCCCGCTACCCGCACCTCTCCCTCGCCGAACGGCTGAGCGTCGGCCGCGCCGCCCTCGCGCTGCGCCGCCTGGACCCCACCGACCCGGCGCTGGACGGCGTGGACTTCGCGACCTGGCTCGGCCGCTACGGGCAGTCCGCCCGTACGATCGAGGCCCTCTGGGACCTGGTCGGCATCGCCACCCTGAACGCCACCGCCGAGCAGTCCTCGCTCGGCCTGGCCGCCATGGTGTTCAAGACCGGCCTGCTCTCCGAGAAGGGCGCCGCCGACATCGGCTGGGCCCGGGTACCGCTGGGCGAACTGCACGACACCCTCGCCCGCAAGGCGCTCGACGCGGCCGGCGTACGCACCGAGCTGCGCAGCCGCGTCACGGACATCTCCCGCATGTCCGAGGGGGCGTGGCGGATCGACACCGAGGACGAGTCCCTGGAGGCGGGCACCGTCGTCCTCGCCGTCCCGCAGCGCGAGGCGCACGGACTGCTGCCCGCCGACGCCCTCCCCGACCGCGACAAGCTCCTGGACATCGGCACCGCGCCCATCCTCAACGTCCACGTGGTCTACGACCGCAAGGTGCTCAAGCAGCCCTTCTTCGCCGCCCTCGGCTCCCCGGTCCAGTGGGTCTTCGACCGTACGGAATCCTCCGGACTCCCCGACGGCGGCCAGTACCTGGCCCTGTCCCAGTCCGTCGCCCAGGACGACATCGACGAGCCCGTCTCGGTGTTGCGCGCCAAGTACCTGCCCGAGCTGGAGCGGCTGCTGCCCGCCGCGCGCGACGCCAAGGTACGGGACTTCTTCGTCACCCGGGAGCGGACGGCCACCTTCGCCCCCACCCCCGGCGTCGGCCGGCTGCGCCCCGGGGCGCGCACCGACACGCCGGGGCTCTACCTCGCCGGTGCGTGGACTGCCACGGGCTGGCCCGCGACCATGGAGAGCGCCGTCCGGAGCGGACTGAGCGCGGCCCACGCCGCACTCGCCGCGCTCGGCCGCCACCGCGAACACCCTCTGCAGGAGGCGGCATGA
- a CDS encoding aspartate aminotransferase family protein, with the protein MTPAEEGAGGRGRGFDLGALLAERGAERYELHARHLNHQLPRMLHTIGFDKVYERAEGAHFWDAEGNDYLDMLAGFGVMGLGRHHPVVRRALHDVLDAQLADLTRFDCQPLPGLLAEKLLSYSPHLDRVFFGNSGTEAVETALKFARYATGRARILYCDHAFHGLTAGSLSVNGEGGFRDGFAPLLPDTRIALGDLAALERELKRGDVAAFVVEPIQGKGVLAAPPGFLLAAQEMLHRRGALLIADEVQTGLGRTGDFYAYQHEPGVEPDLVCVAKALSGGYVPVGATLGKDWIFKKVYSSMDRVLVHSASFGSNAQAMAAGLAVLSVMEDEEVVANARAMGDLLRGRLAALVDEYELLHEVRGRGLMIGIEFGRPSSLGLRSRWTMLQAARKGLFAQMVVVPLLQKHRILTQVSGDHLEVIKLIPPLIVDEQDVDRFVGAFREVMDEAHGGSGLIWDFGRTLVKQAVATR; encoded by the coding sequence ATGACCCCGGCGGAGGAGGGGGCGGGCGGCCGGGGCCGGGGCTTCGACCTCGGCGCCCTGCTGGCCGAGCGCGGCGCCGAGCGGTACGAGCTGCACGCCCGGCACCTCAACCACCAGCTGCCCCGGATGCTGCACACCATCGGATTCGACAAGGTCTACGAGCGGGCCGAGGGCGCCCACTTCTGGGACGCGGAGGGCAACGACTACCTGGACATGCTGGCCGGGTTCGGGGTGATGGGCCTGGGCCGGCACCACCCGGTCGTCCGCCGCGCCCTGCACGACGTCCTGGACGCCCAGCTCGCCGACCTGACCCGGTTCGACTGCCAGCCGCTGCCCGGGCTGCTGGCCGAGAAGCTGCTCTCGTACAGCCCGCACCTGGACCGGGTCTTCTTCGGCAACAGCGGCACCGAGGCGGTGGAGACGGCCCTGAAGTTCGCCCGGTACGCCACCGGGCGCGCCAGGATCCTCTACTGCGACCACGCCTTCCACGGGCTGACCGCGGGCTCCCTCTCGGTGAACGGGGAGGGCGGCTTCCGCGACGGCTTCGCACCGCTGCTCCCCGACACGAGGATCGCGCTCGGGGACCTCGCGGCCCTGGAGCGCGAGCTGAAGCGCGGGGACGTGGCCGCCTTCGTCGTCGAGCCGATCCAGGGCAAGGGGGTCCTGGCCGCCCCGCCCGGGTTCCTGCTCGCCGCGCAGGAGATGCTGCACCGGCGGGGGGCGCTGCTGATCGCGGACGAGGTGCAGACCGGCCTCGGACGTACCGGGGACTTCTACGCGTACCAGCACGAGCCGGGCGTGGAACCGGACCTGGTGTGCGTGGCCAAGGCGCTGTCGGGCGGCTACGTGCCGGTCGGCGCCACCCTGGGCAAGGACTGGATCTTCAAGAAGGTCTACTCGTCCATGGACCGGGTGCTCGTGCACTCCGCGAGCTTCGGGTCCAACGCCCAGGCCATGGCGGCGGGCCTCGCGGTGCTGTCCGTCATGGAGGACGAGGAGGTCGTGGCGAACGCCCGGGCCATGGGCGACCTGCTGCGCGGGCGGCTCGCCGCGCTGGTGGACGAGTACGAGCTGCTGCACGAGGTGCGGGGGCGCGGGCTGATGATCGGCATCGAGTTCGGCCGGCCGTCCTCGCTGGGCCTGCGCAGCCGGTGGACCATGCTGCAGGCGGCCCGCAAGGGGCTCTTCGCGCAGATGGTCGTGGTGCCGCTGCTGCAGAAGCACCGGATCCTCACCCAGGTCTCCGGGGACCACCTGGAGGTGATCAAGCTGATCCCGCCGCTGATCGTGGACGAGCAGGACGTGGACCGGTTCGTCGGGGCCTTCCGCGAGGTCATGGACGAGGCGCACGGCGGCTCCGGGCTGATCTGGGACTTCGGCAGGACGCTGGTGAAGCAGGCCGTCGCCACGCGCTGA
- a CDS encoding polyprenyl synthetase family protein, translated as MTSTISSTGTTSTSGTARTGTRGEPVNPGNPAVENTDASVGTAGGGVEKADTIALLERGRTLSTPALRAAVDRLAAPMDTVAAYHFGWIDAQGNVADGDGGKAVRPALALLSAEAAGAAAEVGIPGAVAVELVHNFSLLHDDLMDGDEQRRHRDTVWKVHGPALAILVGDALFALANEVLLELGTVEAGRATRRLTTASRKLIDGQAQDISYEHRERVSVEECLEMEGNKTGALLACAVSIGAVLGGADDRTADKLEEYGYHLGLAFQAVDDLLGIWGDPEATGKQTWSDLRQRKKSLPVVAALAAGGEASEQLAELLAADAKSSDFENFSEEEFAARAALIEAAGGRRWTADEARRQHAVAIRALDDVDMPQRVRDQLVALADFVVVRKR; from the coding sequence ATGACGAGCACCATCAGTAGCACCGGCACCACCAGCACCAGCGGCACAGCACGTACAGGAACAAGAGGAGAGCCAGTGAACCCGGGGAACCCGGCTGTCGAGAACACGGATGCCAGTGTGGGCACAGCCGGAGGGGGCGTGGAGAAGGCAGACACGATCGCGCTCCTGGAACGCGGCCGTACGCTCTCGACCCCCGCGCTCCGCGCCGCCGTCGACCGGCTCGCGGCGCCGATGGACACCGTCGCCGCCTACCACTTCGGCTGGATCGACGCCCAGGGCAACGTGGCGGACGGCGACGGCGGCAAGGCCGTGCGTCCCGCGCTCGCGCTGCTCTCCGCCGAGGCCGCGGGCGCCGCGGCCGAGGTCGGCATCCCGGGCGCCGTCGCGGTCGAGCTCGTGCACAACTTCTCGCTGCTGCACGACGACCTGATGGACGGCGACGAGCAGCGCCGCCACCGCGACACCGTGTGGAAGGTGCACGGCCCGGCCCTCGCGATCCTGGTCGGCGACGCCCTGTTCGCCCTCGCCAACGAGGTGCTGCTGGAGCTCGGCACCGTCGAGGCGGGCCGCGCGACGCGCCGCCTGACCACCGCCAGCCGCAAGCTCATCGACGGCCAGGCGCAGGACATCTCCTACGAGCACCGCGAGCGCGTCAGCGTCGAGGAGTGCCTGGAGATGGAGGGCAACAAGACCGGCGCCCTGCTCGCCTGCGCGGTCTCCATCGGCGCGGTGCTCGGCGGCGCGGACGACCGCACCGCCGACAAGCTGGAGGAGTACGGCTACCACCTGGGCCTCGCCTTCCAGGCCGTCGACGACCTGCTCGGCATCTGGGGCGACCCGGAGGCGACCGGCAAGCAGACCTGGAGCGACCTGCGCCAGCGCAAGAAGTCCCTGCCGGTGGTCGCCGCCCTCGCGGCCGGCGGGGAGGCCTCCGAGCAGCTCGCCGAACTGCTCGCCGCCGACGCCAAGAGCAGCGACTTCGAGAACTTCTCGGAGGAGGAGTTCGCCGCCCGGGCGGCCCTCATCGAGGCCGCCGGCGGCCGCCGGTGGACCGCCGACGAGGCGCGCCGCCAGCACGCCGTCGCGATCCGGGCCCTGGACGACGTCGACATGCCGCAGCGCGTGCGCGACCAGCTCGTGGCCCTCGCGGACTTCGTCGTCGTGCGCAAGAGGTGA
- the hpnH gene encoding adenosyl-hopene transferase HpnH: MAMPLRQSIRVGTYLLEQKLRKREKFPLIVELEPLYACNLACEGCGKIQHPAGVLKQRMPVAQAVGAVLESGAPMVSIAGGEPLMHPQIHEIVRQLVARRKYVFLCTNAMLLRKKIEKFTPSPYFAFAVHIDGLRERHDESVAKEGVFDEAVAAIKEAKKRGFRVTTNSTFFNTDTPQTIIEVLNYLNDDLQVDEMMISPAYAYEKAPDQEHFLGVEQTRELFRKAFAGGNRRRWRLNHSPLFLDFLEGKVDFPCTAWAIPNYSLFGWQRPCYLMSDGYVPTYRELINDTDWDKYGRGKDPRCANCMAHCGYEPTAVLATMGSLKETLRAARETIGGNRDASA, from the coding sequence ATGGCCATGCCGCTGCGCCAGTCCATCAGGGTCGGGACGTATCTTCTCGAACAGAAGCTCCGCAAGCGCGAGAAGTTCCCGCTGATCGTCGAACTGGAACCGCTCTACGCCTGCAACCTGGCCTGTGAGGGGTGCGGGAAGATCCAGCACCCGGCCGGGGTGCTCAAGCAGCGCATGCCGGTCGCCCAGGCGGTCGGCGCCGTACTGGAGTCCGGTGCGCCCATGGTGTCCATCGCGGGCGGCGAGCCCTTGATGCACCCGCAGATCCACGAGATCGTCCGGCAGTTGGTGGCGAGGCGGAAGTACGTATTCCTCTGCACCAACGCGATGCTGCTGCGCAAGAAGATCGAGAAGTTCACCCCGTCCCCGTATTTCGCCTTCGCCGTGCACATCGACGGTCTGCGCGAGCGCCACGACGAGTCGGTGGCCAAGGAAGGCGTCTTCGACGAGGCGGTCGCCGCCATCAAGGAGGCGAAGAAGCGCGGGTTCCGGGTGACCACCAACTCCACCTTCTTCAACACCGACACCCCGCAGACGATCATCGAGGTACTCAACTACCTCAATGACGACCTCCAGGTCGACGAAATGATGATCTCGCCCGCCTACGCCTACGAAAAGGCCCCCGACCAGGAGCACTTCCTGGGCGTCGAACAGACCCGGGAACTCTTCAGGAAGGCCTTCGCGGGCGGCAACCGGCGGCGCTGGCGGCTCAACCACTCCCCGCTCTTCCTGGACTTCCTGGAAGGAAAGGTCGATTTCCCCTGCACGGCCTGGGCCATTCCGAATTACTCCCTCTTCGGCTGGCAGCGCCCCTGCTATCTGATGAGCGACGGCTACGTACCGACGTACCGCGAGCTCATCAATGACACCGACTGGGACAAGTACGGCCGCGGGAAGGACCCGCGCTGCGCGAACTGCATGGCGCACTGCGGCTACGAGCCCACCGCCGTCCTCGCCACCATGGGCTCCCTCAAGGAGACCCTGCGCGCGGCCCGGGAGACGATCGGCGGCAACCGGGACGCGTCGGCATGA
- a CDS encoding 1-hydroxy-2-methyl-2-butenyl 4-diphosphate reductase, whose product MPADGGDRARGPDPLLVACALRIEQAALRSSCRGPGHGPAGGHVLLRTGMGPRAAERSVGRALGRPGMDLAAVLATGFCAGLVPGMHPGDLVVAEETRDPLGTVTCTGSALLAEALARAVPGRTVHRGALTGSDHVVRGQERAQLRATGAIAVDMESAATLWTATRGGGRPVAAVRVIVDAPEHELVRIGTVRGGISAFRVLRAVLPAFHEWHRSLLLPRR is encoded by the coding sequence ATGCCCGCCGACGGCGGGGACCGGGCCCGCGGCCCCGACCCGCTGCTGGTGGCCTGCGCGCTGCGCATCGAGCAGGCGGCGCTGCGCAGCTCCTGCCGCGGCCCGGGGCACGGACCGGCCGGCGGGCACGTCCTGCTGCGCACCGGGATGGGCCCGCGCGCGGCCGAGCGATCCGTCGGCCGGGCACTGGGCCGGCCGGGCATGGACCTCGCCGCCGTCCTCGCGACCGGGTTCTGCGCCGGGCTGGTCCCCGGCATGCACCCCGGGGACCTGGTCGTCGCCGAGGAGACCCGCGACCCGCTGGGGACCGTCACCTGCACCGGCAGCGCCCTGCTCGCCGAGGCCCTGGCCCGGGCCGTGCCGGGCCGGACCGTCCACCGCGGCGCCCTGACCGGATCCGACCACGTCGTCCGCGGCCAGGAGCGCGCGCAGCTGCGCGCCACCGGCGCCATCGCGGTCGACATGGAGTCCGCGGCCACCCTGTGGACCGCCACCCGCGGCGGCGGCCGTCCGGTTGCGGCCGTCCGGGTGATCGTGGACGCTCCGGAGCACGAGCTCGTCCGTATCGGCACGGTGCGCGGGGGAATATCGGCCTTCCGTGTCCTGCGTGCCGTACTGCCCGCGTTTCATGAATGGCACCGTTCGTTGCTGCTCCCCAGGAGGTGA